A DNA window from Rhodococcus sp. Z13 contains the following coding sequences:
- a CDS encoding precorrin-3B synthase gives MAETAVDVHLPGGHLTAAQVQLLAEIAHTHGGGELYLTVHAQLQLRGDAAALTDALTAAGLRIDTPTRGRLLTSPLSGRIGGHRDIRELARTVAARLTDTDVAPGTVFGLDDGTGDIAALAPTLGLLARPDGRFAVLRDGRDTGLRADPDDAADVLFTDPPAPGTDTDPLPEAPPAPIGWLDQPDGAVTLAGGLPGGVLPARLAEFLAAVERPLIVTPWRSVLLCDLDEWTAEQVVRVLAPMGLVFDADSPALR, from the coding sequence ATGGCCGAAACCGCTGTCGACGTGCACCTGCCCGGCGGGCACCTCACCGCCGCGCAGGTCCAGCTGCTCGCCGAGATCGCCCACACCCACGGCGGCGGCGAACTGTACCTGACCGTTCACGCCCAGCTGCAGCTGCGCGGCGATGCCGCGGCCCTGACCGACGCGCTCACCGCCGCGGGCCTGCGCATCGACACCCCCACCCGCGGAAGGCTGCTGACCTCCCCGCTCAGCGGCCGCATCGGCGGCCACCGCGACATCCGCGAACTCGCCCGCACCGTCGCGGCGCGCCTCACCGACACCGACGTCGCCCCCGGCACCGTGTTCGGGCTCGACGACGGCACCGGCGACATCGCCGCCCTCGCCCCCACCCTCGGGTTGCTCGCCCGCCCCGACGGCCGCTTCGCGGTGCTGCGCGACGGCCGCGACACCGGGCTGCGCGCCGATCCCGACGACGCCGCCGACGTGCTGTTCACCGACCCCCCCGCCCCGGGCACCGACACCGACCCGCTGCCGGAGGCCCCGCCGGCGCCCATCGGATGGCTCGACCAGCCCGACGGTGCCGTCACCCTCGCCGGGGGCCTGCCCGGTGGGGTGCTGCCCGCCCGGCTCGCCGAATTCCTCGCCGCCGTGGAGCGGCCGCTGATCGTCACCCCCTGGCGGTCGGTGCTGCTGTGCGATCTCGACGAATGGACCGCCGAGCAGGTGGTGCGGGTGCTCGCCCCGATGGGGCTGGTCTTCGACGCGGACTCCCCCGCCCTGCGCTGA
- a CDS encoding PPOX class F420-dependent oxidoreductase — translation MSDSPPPGFAELAAAQYVLLTTFRKDGSAVGTPVWAVGDGQQLLVWTATDSYKVKRLRRDPRLTLAICDARGRPRSEAVPGTGVVLDAEGSERTRTLIARKYGIVGRVLMLGSVLRRGRSGTVGVACTLDRGGEGDAA, via the coding sequence ATGTCCGATTCGCCGCCGCCGGGGTTCGCCGAGCTCGCCGCTGCCCAGTACGTGCTGTTGACCACCTTCCGCAAGGACGGCAGTGCCGTCGGCACCCCGGTGTGGGCGGTGGGCGACGGGCAGCAGCTGCTGGTGTGGACCGCCACCGACTCGTACAAGGTCAAGCGGTTGCGGCGCGATCCGCGGCTGACGCTGGCGATCTGCGATGCGCGGGGGCGACCGCGGTCGGAGGCGGTGCCGGGCACCGGGGTGGTGCTCGACGCGGAGGGATCCGAGCGCACCCGCACGCTGATCGCCCGCAAGTACGGGATCGTGGGGCGGGTGCTGATGCTGGGCAGTGTGTTGCGGCGCGGGCGCAGCGGCACCGTCGGGGTGGCGTGCACCCTCGATCGCGGCGGGGAAGGCGACGCCGCCTGA
- a CDS encoding metallopeptidase TldD-related protein, with translation MIGGHDLVEAALAASPADETIVLVTDRAEAALRWADGSMTTNGSARASSWTVIALRRRPTGTHCGVVTGAGTGRDDIVAGVAAAHAAAEQAPAAPDATDLCTGTGPGPDWGDPAATTGIEVFTPLIDALAAGFDDADALYGFAHHEVSTLWLGTSTGLRRRWVQRDGSIEINGKRGGLTGASAWAGAGTVDFTDVDLPALLAELSRRLDWAGVTVDLPAGRYETLLPPSVVADLMLPLLWSLEGRGAEEGHSVWSTPGGTRLGETVASLPVTLTSDPAAPGLGYAPFVAATSSSDTVSVFDNGMPAGRVDWIDRGVLRALAYPRATAAEFGATPTAPGANLLLTGGSETGLDEMIARTERGLLLTTVWYLRDVDPAVLLLTGLTRDGVYLIEDGQVRAAVNNFRFNESPVDLLRRATEIGATERTLPREWKDWFTRTAMPPIRIPDFHMSSVSAAR, from the coding sequence ATGATCGGCGGTCACGACCTCGTCGAGGCGGCGCTGGCCGCCTCCCCCGCCGACGAGACGATCGTGCTCGTCACCGACCGCGCCGAGGCCGCGCTGCGGTGGGCGGACGGTTCGATGACCACCAACGGCTCCGCTCGCGCGTCGAGCTGGACGGTGATCGCGCTGCGCCGCCGCCCCACCGGCACCCACTGCGGGGTGGTCACCGGCGCCGGTACCGGCCGCGACGACATCGTCGCCGGGGTCGCCGCCGCGCACGCCGCCGCCGAACAGGCCCCGGCCGCCCCCGACGCGACCGACCTGTGCACCGGCACCGGACCCGGCCCCGACTGGGGCGACCCGGCCGCCACCACCGGCATCGAGGTGTTCACGCCGCTGATCGACGCGCTCGCCGCCGGATTCGACGACGCCGATGCCCTCTACGGCTTCGCCCACCACGAGGTGTCCACCCTCTGGCTCGGCACCTCCACCGGGCTGCGGCGCCGCTGGGTGCAGCGCGACGGGTCGATCGAGATCAACGGCAAACGCGGCGGCCTGACCGGGGCGAGCGCCTGGGCCGGCGCCGGCACCGTCGACTTCACCGACGTCGACCTACCGGCCCTGCTCGCGGAACTGTCACGGCGCCTGGACTGGGCGGGCGTCACCGTCGACCTGCCCGCCGGGCGGTACGAGACGCTGCTGCCGCCTTCGGTGGTCGCCGACCTGATGCTCCCGCTGCTGTGGTCGCTCGAGGGCCGCGGCGCCGAGGAAGGCCACTCGGTGTGGTCCACACCCGGCGGCACCCGCCTCGGCGAGACCGTCGCGTCCCTGCCGGTGACCCTGACCTCCGATCCCGCCGCACCCGGACTGGGCTACGCGCCGTTCGTCGCGGCGACCTCGTCGAGCGACACCGTGTCGGTGTTCGACAACGGCATGCCCGCCGGGCGCGTCGACTGGATCGACCGCGGGGTGCTGCGGGCCCTGGCCTATCCGCGGGCGACCGCCGCCGAATTCGGGGCCACCCCCACCGCGCCGGGCGCGAACCTGCTGCTCACCGGCGGCAGCGAAACCGGGCTCGACGAGATGATCGCCCGCACCGAACGCGGCCTGCTGCTCACCACCGTGTGGTACCTGCGCGACGTGGATCCGGCGGTGCTGCTGCTGACCGGCCTGACCCGCGACGGGGTCTATCTGATCGAGGACGGGCAGGTGCGGGCGGCGGTGAACAACTTCCGGTTCAACGAATCCCCGGTGGATCTGCTGCGTCGCGCCACCGAGATCGGCGCCACCGAACGCACCCTGCCGCGGGAGTGGAAGGACTGGTTCACCCGCACCGCGATGCCACCGATCCGCATCCCCGACTTCCACATGTCCTCGGTCAGCGCCGCCCGCTGA
- a CDS encoding TSUP family transporter, whose protein sequence is MGAGDWALLMVAATAAGWVDAVVGGGGLILLPALFLVAPQLTPQAALATNKLTAICGTGAAVLTFARRIPLRWPVLGPAALVAALASAAGAAAVSLIDRSVFVPLVMVVLVAVAVFVAARPTLGVTTTRRPSLLRLATVTLTAAAVIGFYDGILGPGTGTFLILIFASLLGAEFVQSAAMAKVLNFGSNLGALVLFAVAGHVWWALGLTLAVCNVAGSVLGSRTALARGAGFVRIVLLIVVVAMVIRLGIEQFG, encoded by the coding sequence ATGGGTGCAGGTGACTGGGCGCTGCTGATGGTCGCGGCGACCGCGGCCGGATGGGTCGACGCGGTGGTCGGCGGCGGCGGGCTGATCCTGCTGCCCGCCCTGTTCCTCGTCGCCCCGCAACTGACCCCGCAGGCGGCGCTGGCCACCAACAAGCTCACCGCGATCTGCGGCACCGGCGCCGCGGTGCTCACCTTCGCGCGCCGCATCCCGCTGCGCTGGCCGGTGCTCGGCCCCGCCGCCCTCGTCGCCGCCCTGGCCTCCGCCGCCGGGGCCGCCGCGGTGTCGCTGATCGACCGGTCCGTGTTCGTCCCCCTGGTGATGGTGGTGCTCGTCGCCGTCGCGGTCTTCGTCGCCGCCCGCCCGACCCTCGGGGTCACCACCACCCGCCGGCCGAGCCTGCTGCGCCTGGCGACGGTCACCCTCACCGCCGCCGCGGTGATCGGCTTCTACGACGGGATCCTCGGCCCCGGCACCGGCACCTTCCTCATCCTGATCTTCGCGTCGCTGCTCGGCGCCGAGTTCGTGCAGTCCGCGGCGATGGCGAAGGTCCTCAACTTCGGCTCGAATCTCGGGGCGCTGGTGCTGTTCGCGGTCGCCGGGCACGTGTGGTGGGCCCTCGGCCTGACGCTGGCGGTGTGCAACGTCGCCGGGTCGGTGCTCGGCTCCCGCACGGCCCTGGCCCGCGGCGCCGGCTTCGTGCGGATCGTGCTGTTGATCGTGGTGGTGGCGATGGTGATCCGCCTCGGCATCGAACAGTTCGGGTGA
- a CDS encoding glutathione peroxidase — translation MSVHNFTVRTADGGTASLADFAGKHLLIVNVASKCGLTPQYEALEALYRETKDRGLEILAFPCNQFGGQEPGTDAEIQEFCRVNYDVSFPVFAKLDVNGDDADPLYRHLRAEAPGDFGPQHGFLFEHVSKTRPEAIGTDEVKWNFTKFLVDPQGTVVRRFEPTVTPEEIGKELADLL, via the coding sequence ATGTCCGTTCACAATTTCACCGTGCGTACCGCCGACGGCGGCACCGCGTCCCTCGCCGACTTCGCCGGCAAGCACCTGCTGATCGTCAACGTCGCCAGCAAGTGCGGCCTGACCCCGCAGTACGAGGCGCTCGAGGCGCTGTACCGCGAGACGAAGGACCGGGGTCTGGAGATCCTGGCGTTCCCGTGCAACCAGTTCGGTGGGCAGGAGCCGGGCACGGACGCGGAGATCCAGGAGTTCTGCCGCGTCAACTACGACGTGTCCTTCCCCGTCTTCGCCAAGCTCGACGTCAACGGCGACGACGCCGACCCGCTCTACCGGCACCTGCGTGCCGAGGCCCCCGGTGATTTCGGGCCGCAGCACGGCTTCCTGTTCGAGCACGTGAGCAAGACCCGCCCGGAGGCGATCGGCACCGACGAGGTGAAGTGGAACTTCACCAAGTTCCTCGTCGACCCGCAGGGCACGGTGGTGCGCCGCTTCGAGCCGACCGTCACCCCCGAGGAGATCGGCAAGGAACTCGCCGACCTGCTCTGA
- a CDS encoding amidohydrolase → MSRAPRTQLLVGGRIYSASAPDATAMAVTDGVVVWVGQDRPGRALHPDAEIVDLDGAFVAPGFVDTHVHLTAHGLALTGLDLTGAVDRDDALRRLRAHADACDDAVLWGQGWDETRWPDPTPPTTAELDAAAPGRMVYLGRVDAHSAAASTALRAAAGEDVGTLAGFDPEHPLTGAAHHAVRAAARSRLTAAQRARARLAALDDLAAQGIVAVHECGGPEISGLDDFTELLGTDHPVEVRGYWGQAVGSAAEATELLAATGAHALGGDLFVDGSFGSHTAWLSRPYADRPDCCGTAHLAEDQLVAHIRACTEARIQAGFHVIGDAATAAAVAAFEAVAGEVGGPALAACGHRLEHVESLTVAQAQVLSRYGVIASMQPGFDALWGGPGGMYAQRLGADRAAALNAFAPLAATGLSLAFGSDAPVTAPRPWQMLRAAVHHHTPGSGISPRAAFAAATRGAWRAGGRRDGTAGTLEPGAPASYAVWEVGELVVRAPKDSVQRWSTDPRSRVAPLPDLEPGTDDPVLVRSVHRDRVVYGR, encoded by the coding sequence GTGAGTCGAGCACCGCGCACCCAGCTTCTCGTCGGCGGCCGCATCTACAGTGCCAGCGCCCCCGATGCCACCGCGATGGCCGTCACGGACGGTGTGGTGGTGTGGGTCGGGCAGGACCGGCCCGGCCGCGCCCTGCACCCGGACGCCGAGATCGTCGACCTGGACGGGGCGTTCGTCGCCCCCGGATTCGTCGACACCCACGTCCATCTCACCGCGCACGGGCTGGCGTTGACCGGCCTGGATCTGACCGGCGCGGTCGACCGTGACGACGCGCTGCGCCGGCTGCGCGCGCACGCCGATGCCTGCGACGACGCGGTGCTGTGGGGGCAGGGCTGGGACGAGACCCGCTGGCCCGATCCGACCCCGCCGACCACCGCCGAGCTCGATGCCGCCGCCCCGGGCCGGATGGTCTATCTCGGGCGGGTCGACGCGCATTCGGCGGCCGCGTCCACCGCGCTGCGTGCCGCCGCCGGCGAGGATGTCGGCACGCTGGCGGGGTTCGATCCGGAACATCCGCTGACCGGCGCCGCGCACCACGCGGTGCGCGCCGCCGCGCGCAGCCGGCTGACCGCTGCGCAGCGCGCCCGCGCCCGCCTGGCCGCCCTGGACGATCTGGCCGCGCAGGGCATCGTCGCGGTGCACGAGTGCGGCGGCCCGGAGATCTCCGGGCTCGACGACTTCACCGAGTTGCTCGGCACCGATCATCCGGTGGAGGTGCGCGGCTACTGGGGACAGGCGGTGGGCAGCGCCGCCGAGGCCACCGAGCTGCTGGCCGCCACCGGCGCGCACGCCCTCGGTGGGGATCTGTTCGTGGACGGCTCGTTCGGCTCGCACACCGCGTGGCTGAGCCGCCCCTATGCGGATCGGCCGGACTGCTGCGGCACCGCCCATCTCGCCGAGGATCAGCTCGTCGCGCACATCCGGGCGTGCACCGAGGCGCGGATCCAGGCCGGTTTCCACGTCATCGGGGATGCCGCGACCGCCGCGGCGGTCGCGGCGTTCGAGGCGGTCGCGGGGGAGGTCGGAGGACCGGCGCTGGCGGCGTGCGGGCACCGGCTCGAGCACGTCGAGTCGCTGACGGTGGCGCAGGCGCAGGTGCTGTCGCGGTACGGGGTGATCGCGAGCATGCAGCCGGGCTTCGACGCGCTGTGGGGCGGACCGGGTGGGATGTACGCGCAGCGGCTCGGCGCCGATCGGGCCGCGGCGCTCAACGCGTTCGCGCCGCTGGCGGCGACCGGGTTGTCGTTGGCGTTCGGCTCGGATGCGCCGGTGACGGCGCCGCGGCCGTGGCAGATGCTGCGGGCGGCGGTGCACCACCACACGCCGGGCAGCGGCATCTCGCCGCGGGCGGCGTTCGCCGCGGCGACCCGCGGGGCGTGGCGGGCCGGGGGCCGGCGGGACGGCACGGCCGGCACCCTCGAGCCGGGTGCCCCGGCGTCCTATGCGGTCTGGGAGGTCGGGGAGCTGGTGGTGCGGGCCCCGAAGGATTCGGTGCAGCGCTGGTCCACCGATCCGCGGTCGCGGGTGGCGCCGTTGCCCGATCTCGAGCCCGGTACCGACGATCCGGTGCTGGTGCGCAGCGTGCACCGCGACCGGGTCGTGTACGGCCGGTGA
- a CDS encoding FxsA family protein, translating to MMFLLYVVAEIAVLAWLGSTLGALTTVLIFLGVSIAGYLVLAARGRRALRSLSRLRSGPALSASPEQTLTDGLLTGLGAALVLVPGLITTLLGVVLLLPTRAAARPLVRAAVARRATKRGFSAGGFSTQRLVIVDGQVVDHSVVGAAPHLTAGPVPTSGEAPVLEGEIVDTPRPRDGR from the coding sequence ATGATGTTCCTGCTCTACGTGGTGGCGGAGATCGCCGTGCTGGCCTGGCTCGGCTCCACCCTCGGTGCGCTGACCACGGTGCTGATCTTCCTCGGCGTGTCGATCGCCGGGTATCTCGTGCTCGCAGCCCGCGGACGCCGCGCGCTGCGGAGCCTGTCGCGGCTGCGGTCCGGGCCGGCGCTGTCGGCGAGCCCCGAGCAGACGTTGACGGACGGGTTGCTCACCGGGCTCGGGGCGGCGCTGGTGCTGGTGCCCGGCCTGATCACCACGCTGCTCGGGGTCGTGCTGTTGTTGCCGACCCGGGCGGCGGCGCGGCCGCTGGTGCGGGCGGCGGTGGCGCGACGCGCCACGAAGCGGGGGTTCTCGGCAGGAGGGTTCTCGACACAGCGGCTGGTGATCGTGGACGGGCAGGTCGTCGACCACAGCGTCGTCGGGGCGGCCCCGCACCTGACCGCCGGTCCGGTCCCGACGTCGGGTGAGGCGCCGGTGCTGGAGGGGGAGATCGTCGACACCCCGCGGCCACGCGACGGGCGGTGA
- a CDS encoding TldD/PmbA family protein: MTAVDDDFLALPLRAAADAALTVARTAGATHADVRVQRVRTGTTTLRDGAVQAAVDATDCGIAVRVLLDGTWGFASHPVPGPDGAADAAHRAVAAARTLRALNRDPVQWADEPVYRDAVWVSDYEIDPFTVPAADRIAVLADYSQRLLRAGVDHVNAHLLQVKEQSFYADLAGSTITQQRVRIQPELDATRVDRTAGTFESMRTLAPPTGRGWEYVASDRWWDWSGELAQLPDWLAEKAQAPSVTAGPTDLVIDPTNLWLTIHESVGHATEYDRAIGYEAAYAGTSFATPDLLGALRYGSDAMHVTADRTEPHGLATVGFDDDGVAAQSWDLVRDGMLVGYQLDRAFAPKLGVGRSNGCAYADSAHHVPIQRMANVSLQPDPRVDRSTADLIAGVDDGLYIVGDRSWSIDMQRHNFQFTGQRFYRIRGGRLAGQVRDVAYQASTTEFWGALEAVGGPSTWRLGGAMNCGKAQPGQVAAVSHGCPSVLVRGVNVLNTVQEGGR; this comes from the coding sequence GTGACGGCTGTGGACGACGACTTTCTGGCCCTGCCGCTGCGTGCGGCGGCGGATGCGGCGCTGACGGTGGCGCGCACCGCCGGGGCCACGCACGCCGACGTGCGGGTGCAGCGGGTGCGCACCGGGACGACGACGCTGCGGGACGGCGCGGTGCAGGCCGCGGTGGACGCCACCGACTGCGGTATCGCGGTGCGGGTGCTGCTCGACGGCACCTGGGGGTTCGCCTCCCATCCGGTGCCCGGCCCCGACGGCGCCGCCGACGCCGCGCACCGCGCGGTCGCCGCGGCCCGCACCCTGCGCGCGCTGAACCGGGACCCGGTGCAGTGGGCGGACGAACCGGTGTACCGGGACGCGGTGTGGGTGTCGGACTACGAGATCGACCCGTTCACCGTGCCCGCCGCGGACCGAATCGCGGTGCTCGCGGACTACTCGCAGCGGCTGCTGCGCGCCGGCGTCGACCACGTGAACGCGCACCTGCTGCAGGTCAAGGAACAGTCCTTCTACGCCGATCTCGCCGGCTCGACGATCACCCAGCAGCGGGTGCGGATCCAGCCCGAACTCGACGCCACCCGCGTCGACCGCACCGCCGGCACCTTCGAGTCGATGCGCACCCTGGCCCCCCCGACCGGCCGCGGCTGGGAGTACGTCGCCTCCGACCGGTGGTGGGACTGGAGCGGTGAACTGGCGCAGCTGCCGGACTGGCTCGCCGAGAAGGCGCAGGCCCCGTCGGTGACCGCCGGGCCCACCGATCTGGTGATCGACCCGACGAATCTGTGGCTGACGATCCACGAATCGGTCGGGCACGCCACCGAATACGACCGGGCCATCGGCTACGAGGCCGCCTACGCCGGCACCTCTTTCGCCACCCCCGACCTGCTCGGCGCCCTGCGCTACGGCAGCGACGCCATGCACGTCACCGCCGACCGCACCGAACCGCACGGCCTGGCCACCGTCGGGTTCGACGACGACGGGGTCGCCGCCCAATCGTGGGATCTCGTGCGCGACGGGATGCTCGTCGGCTACCAGCTCGACCGGGCGTTCGCCCCGAAACTGGGGGTGGGCCGGTCCAACGGCTGCGCCTACGCCGATTCGGCGCATCACGTGCCGATCCAGCGGATGGCGAACGTGTCCCTGCAACCCGACCCGCGGGTCGACCGCAGCACCGCCGATCTGATCGCCGGGGTCGACGACGGGCTCTACATCGTCGGGGACCGCAGCTGGTCGATCGACATGCAACGCCACAACTTCCAGTTCACCGGCCAGCGTTTCTACCGCATCCGCGGCGGCCGGCTCGCCGGGCAGGTCCGCGACGTCGCCTACCAGGCGTCGACCACCGAGTTCTGGGGTGCCCTCGAGGCCGTCGGCGGGCCGTCGACCTGGCGGCTCGGCGGCGCCATGAACTGCGGCAAGGCCCAGCCCGGGCAGGTCGCGGCGGTCTCCCACGGCTGCCCCTCGGTGCTCGTCCGCGGCGTCAACGTGCTCAACACGGTTCAGGAGGGTGGGCGATGA
- a CDS encoding dihydrolipoyl dehydrogenase family protein has protein sequence MSGPTAAPDDYDVIVLGAGPAGENAAQYAIAGSDRTAALVEHELVGGECSYWACMPSKALLRPTQVLATARNMPGVADKISAHGVDVPAVFARRDEFTHRRDDDSQVQWARSVGIDVLRGTGALAGPRTVTLTGADGTRILHARHAVVLATGTVPVVPDLPGLRAARPWTSRDATNLTEIPHRVLVVGGGVVACETATWLRQLGVEELTVSVRGDRLLPRVEPFAAQRVADRMTHKGLDVRYGTEIRAVQRPEVDDTGVGRIHGGPATVDLSDGSTLEVDEIVVATGRRPASDGLGLDTVGLPDGHLRVADDLTVDGVDGQWLYAVGDLAGRAALTHMGKYQARVCGDVIAARAEGRSTDGPRFRASADHGQVPQVIFTVPEIAAVGRTAEQARTDGFDVAVLEADIDVAGAALARDDYAGHAALVVDRATDTLIGATFVGQEVAELVHAATIALVGQVPLDLLWHAVPSYPTISEVWLRLLESRRP, from the coding sequence ATGAGCGGTCCCACCGCGGCCCCCGACGACTACGACGTGATCGTGCTCGGCGCCGGTCCCGCCGGGGAGAACGCCGCCCAGTACGCCATCGCCGGCAGCGACCGAACCGCCGCCCTCGTCGAGCACGAACTCGTCGGCGGCGAATGCTCCTACTGGGCCTGCATGCCCAGCAAAGCGCTGTTGCGGCCCACTCAGGTGCTCGCCACCGCCCGCAACATGCCCGGCGTTGCCGACAAGATCAGCGCCCACGGTGTCGACGTGCCCGCCGTGTTCGCCCGCCGCGACGAGTTCACCCACCGCCGCGACGACGACTCGCAGGTGCAGTGGGCCCGCTCCGTCGGCATCGACGTGCTCCGCGGCACGGGCGCGCTGGCCGGGCCCCGCACCGTCACCCTCACCGGCGCCGACGGCACCCGCATCCTGCACGCCCGCCACGCCGTCGTCCTCGCGACCGGCACCGTCCCGGTCGTCCCCGACCTGCCCGGCCTGCGCGCGGCGCGGCCGTGGACCTCCCGCGACGCCACCAACCTCACCGAGATCCCGCACCGCGTCCTCGTCGTCGGCGGCGGGGTCGTCGCCTGCGAAACCGCCACCTGGCTGCGGCAACTCGGCGTCGAGGAACTGACGGTCTCGGTGCGCGGCGATCGGCTGCTGCCCCGCGTCGAACCCTTCGCCGCCCAGCGGGTCGCCGACCGCATGACCCACAAGGGTCTGGATGTGCGCTACGGCACCGAGATCCGCGCCGTGCAGCGCCCCGAGGTGGACGACACCGGTGTCGGTCGCATCCACGGCGGCCCCGCCACCGTCGACCTGTCCGACGGCAGCACCCTCGAGGTCGACGAGATCGTCGTCGCCACCGGCCGCCGCCCCGCCAGCGACGGACTCGGCCTCGACACCGTCGGCCTGCCCGACGGCCACCTCCGCGTCGCCGACGATCTGACCGTCGACGGGGTGGACGGGCAATGGCTGTACGCGGTCGGGGATCTCGCCGGTCGCGCCGCCCTGACCCACATGGGCAAATACCAGGCGCGGGTGTGCGGGGACGTCATCGCTGCCCGCGCCGAGGGCCGCTCCACCGACGGCCCGAGATTCCGGGCGAGCGCCGACCACGGGCAGGTTCCTCAGGTGATCTTCACCGTCCCCGAGATCGCTGCGGTCGGCCGCACCGCCGAGCAGGCCCGCACCGACGGCTTCGACGTCGCGGTGCTCGAGGCCGACATCGATGTCGCCGGCGCCGCCCTGGCCCGCGACGACTACGCCGGGCACGCCGCGCTGGTGGTGGACCGTGCCACCGACACCCTCATCGGCGCGACCTTCGTCGGTCAGGAGGTCGCCGAACTCGTCCACGCCGCCACCATCGCCCTCGTCGGCCAGGTTCCCCTCGACCTGCTGTGGCACGCGGTCCCCTCGTACCCCACGATCAGCGAGGTGTGGCTGCGTCTGCTCGAATCCCGCCGCCCCTGA
- a CDS encoding SDR family NAD(P)-dependent oxidoreductase yields MSGPGGTVVVFGGRSEIGVEVAARLGPGRTVVLAARRAGDLADECAAVRAAGATAVHTVEFDADAVDGHAAVLDRIAAFGPIDVAVLAFGILGDQARAETEVAHAVSIVHTDYVAQVALLTELAQRLRVQGHGRLVVFSSVAGWRVRRANYVYGSAKAGLDGFASGLADALHGSGVSLLLVRPGFVIGRMTEGMRPAPFSSTPPQVAEATVRALQRGRGEVWVPALLRPVFFGMRLLPRAIWRRLPR; encoded by the coding sequence GTGAGCGGCCCCGGCGGCACCGTCGTCGTCTTCGGCGGGCGCAGCGAGATCGGCGTCGAGGTCGCCGCCCGGCTCGGGCCGGGTCGCACCGTGGTTCTCGCCGCGCGCCGCGCCGGTGACCTGGCCGACGAGTGCGCCGCGGTGCGGGCCGCGGGCGCGACGGCGGTGCACACCGTCGAGTTCGACGCCGACGCGGTCGACGGGCATGCCGCGGTGCTCGATCGGATCGCGGCGTTCGGGCCGATCGACGTGGCGGTGCTGGCGTTCGGCATCCTCGGGGATCAGGCCCGCGCGGAAACCGAGGTGGCGCACGCGGTGTCGATCGTGCACACCGACTACGTCGCGCAGGTCGCGTTGCTCACCGAGCTGGCGCAGCGGTTGCGGGTGCAGGGGCACGGGCGGCTGGTGGTGTTCTCCTCGGTCGCCGGGTGGCGGGTGCGCCGCGCGAACTATGTGTACGGGTCGGCGAAGGCCGGGCTCGACGGGTTCGCCTCCGGTCTGGCGGATGCCTTGCACGGCAGCGGCGTGTCGTTGCTGCTGGTGCGGCCCGGGTTCGTGATCGGCCGGATGACCGAGGGGATGAGGCCGGCGCCGTTCTCGAGCACACCTCCGCAGGTCGCGGAGGCGACGGTGCGGGCGTTGCAGCGCGGACGCGGGGAGGTGTGGGTGCCGGCGTTGCTGCGGCCGGTGTTCTTCGGTATGCGCCTGCTGCCGCGCGCGATCTGGCGGCGCCTGCCGCGCTGA